A window from Tenacibaculum singaporense encodes these proteins:
- a CDS encoding thymidylate synthase: MKQYHDLVKHVLENGNEKGDRTGTGTKSVFGYQMRFDLSKGFPMVTTKKLHLKSIIYELLWFIKGDTNIKYLQENGVRIWNEWADENGDLGPVYGHQWRNWNSDEIDQLKEVIETLKSNPNSRRMLVSAWNPSVLPDTSKSFAENVANGKAALPPCHAFFQFYVADGKLSCQLYQRSADIFLGVPFNIASYALFTMMVAQVCGYEAGEFIHTFGDAHIYNNHMEQLELQLSREPKPLPKMKINPAIKNIEDFTFEDFELVGYDPHPHIKGVVAV; the protein is encoded by the coding sequence ATGAAGCAGTATCACGATTTAGTAAAACACGTTTTAGAAAACGGAAACGAGAAAGGAGATAGAACAGGAACAGGAACAAAAAGTGTTTTTGGGTATCAAATGCGATTTGATTTAAGTAAAGGGTTTCCTATGGTAACAACTAAGAAGTTACACCTAAAATCGATTATTTATGAATTATTATGGTTTATAAAAGGTGATACAAATATTAAGTATTTGCAAGAAAATGGTGTACGTATATGGAATGAATGGGCTGATGAAAATGGTGATTTAGGCCCAGTGTATGGACATCAGTGGCGTAACTGGAATAGTGATGAAATAGATCAGTTAAAAGAAGTAATTGAAACCTTAAAAAGTAATCCAAACAGCCGTAGAATGTTAGTGTCTGCATGGAATCCTTCTGTGTTACCAGATACTTCAAAGTCATTTGCTGAAAATGTAGCAAATGGGAAAGCAGCACTTCCTCCATGTCATGCATTTTTTCAATTTTATGTAGCAGATGGGAAACTTTCATGTCAATTGTACCAACGTAGTGCAGATATATTTTTAGGAGTTCCTTTTAATATTGCATCGTATGCTTTATTTACAATGATGGTAGCACAAGTTTGTGGTTACGAAGCAGGAGAATTTATTCACACATTTGGTGATGCTCATATATATAATAATCATATGGAGCAATTAGAGTTGCAACTATCACGTGAACCAAAACCTCTTCCTAAAATGAAAATTAATCCAGCTATAAAAAATATTGAAGATTTTACTTTTGAAGATTTTGAATTGGTTGGTTATGATCCGCATCCTCACATAAAAGGAGTTGTGGCAGTCTAA
- a CDS encoding CIS tube protein: MSQGELKKLVIKAYSDDKFKDEVANGEFTTLINPEKYMIAYKPEYTEEQGQGTSGYQPKFTRIPPQELDLDLLFDSSGAIDGKSDLKDGIIDKIEAFKKIVFEYKGEEHKPNYLMIKWGALLFKGSLVDLSIEYKLFAPDGTPLRASAKLKVKGTIDDDLRVARENNQSPDLTHYRKVKSGDTLPLMCHRIYGDSKYYLEVARVNKIMQFRKLQPGQEIFFPPLQKFA; the protein is encoded by the coding sequence ATGAGTCAAGGAGAATTAAAAAAATTAGTAATAAAGGCCTATTCTGACGATAAGTTTAAGGATGAAGTAGCCAATGGAGAGTTTACAACACTTATAAACCCAGAAAAGTATATGATTGCTTATAAGCCAGAATATACTGAAGAGCAAGGGCAAGGTACAAGTGGTTATCAACCTAAGTTTACAAGAATACCTCCTCAAGAATTAGATTTAGACTTGTTATTTGATAGTAGTGGAGCCATTGACGGAAAAAGTGATCTAAAAGATGGAATCATAGATAAAATAGAAGCATTCAAAAAAATTGTATTCGAATATAAAGGAGAGGAGCACAAACCTAACTATTTAATGATTAAATGGGGAGCTCTCCTTTTTAAAGGCTCTTTAGTCGATCTTTCTATAGAATATAAATTGTTTGCACCAGATGGAACACCATTACGTGCCAGTGCAAAGCTTAAGGTAAAAGGTACTATTGATGATGATTTAAGAGTAGCAAGAGAAAACAATCAGTCGCCAGATTTAACACACTATCGTAAAGTAAAGTCAGGAGACACTTTGCCACTTATGTGTCATCGTATTTATGGAGACTCCAAGTATTATTTAGAAGTAGCTCGCGTTAATAAAATAATGCAGTTCAGAAAATTACAACCTGGTCAAGAAATTTTTTTTCCACCCTTACAAAAATTCGCATAA
- a CDS encoding phage tail protein yields MAESYPMPKFSFEVTFGDTKFNCTEVSGLSFDNKVIEYRGGADKEYHKSKQPGLFEYSNITMKRGTFVDESKQFYKQWAKTVYFQEGGEQFRGDLTIKLLDETGQPAVVWEAQNAYITKVQPTDLKADGNEIAIETAEWAIEKLKMSS; encoded by the coding sequence ATGGCAGAATCATATCCAATGCCAAAGTTTTCCTTCGAGGTAACCTTTGGAGATACGAAATTTAATTGTACAGAAGTATCAGGGTTAAGTTTTGATAATAAAGTAATAGAATATCGTGGAGGAGCAGATAAAGAATACCACAAATCAAAACAACCAGGCTTGTTCGAGTATAGTAACATTACTATGAAGAGAGGAACCTTTGTAGATGAAAGTAAACAGTTTTACAAGCAATGGGCTAAAACAGTTTATTTCCAAGAAGGAGGTGAGCAGTTTAGAGGAGACTTAACCATCAAGTTATTAGATGAGACAGGGCAACCAGCAGTAGTATGGGAAGCTCAGAATGCTTATATCACTAAAGTACAGCCTACAGATTTAAAAGCGGATGGTAATGAAATTGCCATTGAAACTGCTGAATGGGCAATTGAGAAGCTAAAAATGTCATCGTAA
- a CDS encoding phage tail protein — MSYHPPVGFSFKVEFEDISTSSGDNSFQSVSGLTVDLETEEIAEGGENRFKHKIPVRSKYPNLVLKRGMLVDSEVIKWCKKALGNFEIQPVNINVMLLGEDEQAIQTWNVKHAYPVKWNVGDFNAEESKLVIETLELTYNYFKIV; from the coding sequence ATGAGCTATCATCCACCAGTAGGATTTAGTTTTAAAGTAGAGTTTGAAGACATCTCAACTTCAAGCGGCGACAACTCATTTCAATCAGTTTCAGGTCTCACTGTAGACCTTGAAACTGAAGAAATAGCCGAAGGAGGAGAAAACAGATTCAAGCATAAAATACCCGTACGTTCCAAATATCCAAATTTAGTGTTGAAAAGAGGGATGCTTGTAGACTCGGAAGTAATCAAGTGGTGTAAAAAAGCTTTAGGAAACTTTGAAATACAACCTGTAAACATCAATGTAATGTTATTAGGAGAAGACGAACAAGCCATACAAACTTGGAATGTAAAACATGCATATCCTGTAAAATGGAATGTAGGTGACTTTAACGCTGAAGAAAGTAAACTGGTTATTGAAACACTTGAGTTAACCTATAATTATTTTAAAATAGTATAA
- a CDS encoding phage tail sheath C-terminal domain-containing protein has product MSAYKTPGVYVEEIVKFPPSVAQVETAIPAFIGYTERATNKVKGDLKGIPTRITSMLEYETYFGGAKPETTIQVKITDVRVNGANERNIVVNQPSEREPFLMYYSMQMYFANGGGPCYIVSVGRYGDDLDTNDTKIVNVNDIDLMTHFTQGLNDVRKVDEPTLILFPDATAISSDTTFYDLYELALQQCNELQDRFTIIDTRSYDADSPTDPNIGILRSEIGLGKDYLKYGAAYYPHLKTILDYKFDKNSVSITHVNEADPQAKVVITNNLNAIDVAAAVKSISDKSGATDLAGSLAEVVNYLYSINTGGKEGLNLEERNSESKDYTGARPLTLHGNLVKLLSDLEALIDVKSKINVEAKAAISALEDELAAAADVTDIQGKLAAFNLLFEDTDKVEQVFEELSKLTINLKNFIDDGNTTKIKNVIENNTSNIVDEVNKLITITMPASPAEIAPVAKGDTTIFDGIETSWDTLKASIVDEVAVGPQNIDLDTNNGELHGRSLGSIESSDNETYNLILTEIGNLPLVLPPSSAMAGVYARVDSDRGVWKAPANVGLTYVMEPTVKVSHEDQQNLNVDTVAGKSINAIRSFVGKGNLVWGARTLAGNDNEWRYVSVRRFFNMAEESIKKASEQFVFEPNDKNTWVRVKAMIDNFLTQQWRAGALAGPTPEKAFYVSVGLGETMTAQDVLEGNMIIEIGMAVVRPAEFIILKFSHKMQEA; this is encoded by the coding sequence ATGTCAGCGTACAAAACACCAGGAGTCTACGTAGAGGAAATTGTAAAGTTTCCGCCTTCGGTAGCTCAAGTAGAAACAGCAATTCCAGCTTTTATTGGTTATACCGAGAGAGCAACTAATAAGGTTAAAGGAGATTTGAAAGGAATTCCTACTCGAATAACATCGATGTTGGAATATGAAACATATTTTGGAGGAGCAAAACCAGAAACAACAATTCAAGTAAAAATTACAGATGTAAGAGTTAATGGAGCTAACGAAAGGAATATTGTAGTTAATCAACCATCCGAAAGAGAACCTTTTTTAATGTATTACTCTATGCAAATGTACTTTGCTAATGGAGGCGGACCATGTTATATTGTTTCTGTAGGTAGATATGGAGATGATTTAGATACAAACGATACAAAAATTGTTAATGTAAACGACATTGATTTAATGACTCATTTTACCCAAGGATTAAATGATGTAAGAAAAGTTGATGAACCAACATTAATTTTGTTTCCAGATGCAACTGCAATTTCGTCTGATACAACTTTTTATGATCTTTATGAACTAGCATTACAACAGTGTAACGAATTACAAGATCGTTTTACGATTATTGATACAAGATCTTATGACGCTGATAGTCCAACCGACCCTAATATAGGTATACTAAGAAGTGAAATAGGTTTAGGAAAAGATTACCTTAAGTATGGAGCAGCTTATTACCCACATTTAAAAACAATTTTAGACTATAAGTTCGATAAAAACAGTGTAAGTATTACCCATGTAAATGAAGCAGATCCACAAGCAAAAGTTGTAATTACAAACAATTTAAATGCTATAGATGTTGCAGCAGCTGTAAAGAGTATTTCTGATAAATCTGGAGCTACAGACTTAGCAGGTTCTTTGGCAGAGGTTGTAAATTATTTATATAGTATAAATACAGGAGGAAAAGAAGGACTTAATTTAGAAGAAAGAAATTCTGAGTCTAAAGATTATACAGGAGCAAGACCATTGACATTACACGGTAATTTAGTAAAGTTATTAAGTGACTTGGAAGCGTTAATTGATGTGAAAAGTAAAATTAATGTTGAGGCAAAAGCCGCAATATCTGCTCTTGAAGATGAATTAGCTGCTGCGGCAGATGTTACAGATATTCAAGGGAAACTAGCAGCTTTTAATTTATTATTTGAGGACACAGATAAGGTTGAGCAAGTATTTGAAGAGTTATCAAAATTAACAATTAATTTAAAAAACTTTATTGATGATGGTAACACTACTAAAATTAAGAATGTAATTGAAAATAATACTTCGAATATTGTAGATGAGGTAAACAAATTGATTACAATTACAATGCCTGCTTCACCAGCAGAAATAGCTCCAGTAGCAAAAGGAGATACTACAATTTTTGATGGAATTGAAACTTCTTGGGATACTTTAAAGGCTTCTATTGTTGATGAGGTAGCAGTTGGTCCTCAAAATATAGATTTAGATACAAATAATGGAGAATTGCACGGTAGAAGTTTAGGAAGTATAGAGAGTTCAGATAATGAAACATACAACCTAATTTTAACTGAAATAGGAAACTTACCATTAGTATTACCACCTAGTAGTGCAATGGCAGGAGTATATGCGAGAGTTGATTCAGATAGAGGAGTATGGAAGGCACCAGCCAATGTAGGTCTTACTTATGTTATGGAGCCTACAGTAAAAGTTTCCCATGAAGATCAACAAAACTTAAATGTAGATACAGTTGCAGGTAAATCAATCAATGCCATTAGATCATTCGTTGGAAAAGGAAACTTAGTTTGGGGAGCGAGAACCCTTGCAGGAAATGATAACGAGTGGAGATATGTATCTGTAAGACGTTTCTTCAACATGGCAGAAGAGTCAATCAAAAAAGCATCAGAACAATTTGTTTTCGAACCTAATGATAAAAACACTTGGGTGCGTGTAAAAGCAATGATTGACAACTTCTTAACACAACAATGGAGAGCAGGAGCACTTGCAGGTCCTACACCAGAAAAAGCATTTTATGTAAGTGTTGGTTTAGGAGAAACCATGACTGCTCAAGATGTTTTAGAAGGAAATATGATCATAGAAATAGGTATGGCAGTAGTACGTCCAGCTGAATTTATCATCCTTAAATTCTCTCACAAAATGCAAGAAGCATAA
- the gldA gene encoding gliding motility-associated ABC transporter ATP-binding subunit GldA gives MSIQLTEISKTYGTQKAVNNISFSAKKGEIVGFLGPNGAGKSTTMKILTGFIQPSEGTVLVSGIDVISNPIEAQKKIGYLPEHNPLYLDMYVREYLQFQASLHNIENSKVNETIEKVGLTIEAHKKINQLSKGYRQRVGLAAAILHDPEVLILDEPTTGLDPNQLVEIRQLIKELGKDKTVLLSTHIMQEVEAMCDRVIIINKGEIVINKPISELKTDNEQVIKVTFDYKLEEQFIKRLPNIVSYKNTLENNWILVFNSKEDMRPVIFDFAQENGLKILGLNTENKNLESLFRELTQ, from the coding sequence ATGTCAATACAACTTACTGAAATATCAAAAACTTACGGAACACAAAAAGCAGTAAATAATATTTCCTTTTCAGCAAAAAAAGGAGAAATAGTTGGTTTTTTAGGCCCCAATGGAGCTGGGAAATCTACAACAATGAAAATCTTAACAGGGTTTATTCAACCTTCAGAAGGAACTGTATTGGTAAGTGGAATTGATGTAATATCAAATCCTATTGAAGCACAAAAAAAGATAGGTTATTTACCAGAGCATAACCCGTTGTATTTAGATATGTATGTACGAGAGTATTTACAGTTTCAAGCATCTCTACACAACATAGAAAACTCTAAGGTTAATGAGACTATTGAAAAAGTAGGGTTAACGATTGAAGCACACAAGAAAATTAATCAACTATCTAAAGGATATCGCCAAAGAGTTGGTTTAGCAGCGGCTATATTACATGACCCAGAAGTGTTGATTCTAGATGAACCAACAACAGGATTAGACCCAAATCAATTAGTTGAAATACGTCAATTAATTAAAGAACTAGGAAAAGATAAAACAGTACTACTATCTACACACATTATGCAAGAAGTAGAAGCAATGTGTGACAGAGTTATAATTATTAATAAAGGAGAAATAGTAATTAACAAACCTATTTCAGAACTTAAAACAGATAATGAACAAGTAATTAAAGTAACGTTTGATTATAAATTAGAAGAACAGTTTATAAAACGCTTACCTAATATAGTATCGTATAAAAACACTTTAGAAAATAACTGGATACTTGTTTTTAATTCAAAAGAAGATATGCGTCCAGTAATTTTTGACTTTGCACAAGAAAACGGGTTAAAAATTCTAGGATTAAATACCGAAAATAAAAACTTAGAAAGTTTATTTAGAGAGTTAACTCAATAG
- a CDS encoding DUF4255 domain-containing protein: MIFEILQIITEELNDYFDEKAVDLSNIAMADGDGNSPANTPDISLTLINTQEEFALKNTSNNRVEGTTVSYRNPKVYLNLYVLFSVDKSSYAESLKSLTKILAFFQGKKVFTHQNTNFEGIDGLGDLKTFKFITQLYTPSFEELNYIWGTLGGKQYPSVLYKITLLEIERDVVTNEGTVVSGIEQQSIIKN; this comes from the coding sequence ATGATTTTTGAAATATTACAAATCATTACCGAAGAACTAAATGATTATTTCGACGAAAAAGCTGTAGACCTATCAAATATAGCTATGGCGGACGGAGATGGAAATTCCCCAGCAAACACTCCAGATATTTCGTTAACATTAATCAATACACAAGAAGAATTTGCGCTAAAAAATACTTCTAACAATCGTGTAGAAGGAACTACAGTTAGTTACAGAAATCCAAAAGTATATTTAAACCTTTATGTTTTATTCAGTGTAGATAAATCCAGTTATGCTGAATCTTTAAAGAGTTTAACAAAAATATTAGCCTTTTTCCAGGGGAAAAAAGTATTCACACATCAAAACACCAACTTTGAAGGTATAGATGGATTAGGAGACCTAAAGACGTTTAAGTTTATTACCCAACTATATACACCTTCTTTTGAAGAGTTAAATTATATATGGGGAACCTTAGGAGGTAAGCAGTACCCATCTGTACTTTACAAAATAACATTACTAGAAATAGAAAGGGATGTTGTAACTAATGAAGGAACAGTAGTCTCAGGTATTGAACAACAATCAATAATTAAAAATTAA
- a CDS encoding dihydrofolate reductase: protein MITLIAAIAKNNALGKDNDLIWHLPADLKRFKKVTTGHPILMGRNTFESIGKPLPNRTSIIITRNNNYFVDGCLMANSIEQAIELTEGKDAFIIGGAQIYKDALEQNLVDRLDITLLHHEFEADAFFPEINMEIWKEVAREDFKADEKNKYDYSFVSYEKR, encoded by the coding sequence ATGATCACACTCATAGCTGCAATTGCAAAAAACAATGCTTTAGGGAAAGATAATGACTTAATTTGGCACTTACCTGCCGATTTAAAACGCTTTAAAAAAGTTACTACAGGACATCCTATTTTAATGGGACGAAATACTTTTGAAAGTATTGGAAAACCTTTGCCTAATCGTACATCCATAATAATTACTCGAAACAATAACTACTTTGTTGATGGCTGTTTAATGGCTAATAGTATTGAGCAAGCTATAGAGTTGACTGAAGGAAAAGATGCATTTATTATAGGTGGAGCGCAAATTTATAAGGATGCTTTAGAACAAAATTTAGTTGATAGGTTAGATATAACTCTTTTGCATCACGAATTCGAAGCAGATGCTTTTTTCCCTGAAATAAATATGGAAATATGGAAAGAAGTAGCAAGGGAAGATTTTAAAGCTGATGAAAAAAATAAATATGACTATAGCTTCGTTTCTTATGAGAAGCGTTAA
- a CDS encoding PAAR domain-containing protein: MGNPAARITDMHVCPMVTGVVPHVGGPILPAGEPTVLIGGLPAARVGDMATCTGPPDSIVMGSGTVLIGGMPAARMGDSTAHGGTIVLGEPTVLIG; the protein is encoded by the coding sequence ATGGGAAACCCAGCAGCAAGAATAACAGACATGCACGTGTGTCCAATGGTTACAGGAGTTGTACCTCACGTTGGAGGACCAATTTTACCCGCAGGAGAGCCTACGGTATTAATTGGAGGTTTACCCGCAGCAAGAGTGGGTGATATGGCAACATGTACTGGACCACCTGATAGTATAGTAATGGGTTCAGGAACCGTATTAATAGGTGGAATGCCAGCTGCAAGAATGGGAGATAGTACAGCACATGGAGGTACCATCGTACTAGGAGAACCAACAGTTTTAATAGGATAA
- a CDS encoding NupC/NupG family nucleoside CNT transporter, whose amino-acid sequence MKKLFTFIMLCVTMITFSQSIEKKWNFSSITTTEGDSIVSIDPTDIFTLSEGNFTYSLVEKDSLQASGNYIHQNNLLIFNYKQPNDTVRYYNVVELTDEVLTLSEKNILYNFTAEPKVVLAQETEKEVEGTSEIIPSQGFSMQSLWRGALGMITLLIIAFLFSANRRGIDWKTVGLGLAFQLLIAIGVLKVPFVQKTFELVGGLFVSVLDFTRAGSEFLFSGLVADMDSFGFIFAFQVLPTIIFFSALTSVLFYLGLIQKVVKGLAWLLSKFLKISGAESLSVAGNIFLGQTEAPLLIKAYLEKMNRSEILLVMIGGMATVAGAVLAAYIGFLGGDDEALRLLYAKHLLAASVMAAPGAIIISKILYPQTEEVNTDVQVSSEKIGSNILDAIANGTTEGLQLAMNVAAMLLVFIAFIAMINGILGSIGGFDGIEYFDWKFTSLNKLIEGTTPYEALSLEFILGYAFAPLMWLIGVAKEDMALMGQLLGIKLAASEFVGYIQLADLKNAASATHLTYNKSVIMATYMLCGFANFASIGIQIGGIGSLAPGQRKNLSEFGMKALIGGTIASLMSATIAGMIIG is encoded by the coding sequence ATGAAGAAACTATTTACTTTCATAATGCTTTGCGTTACGATGATAACTTTTAGCCAAAGCATTGAAAAAAAGTGGAATTTCTCATCAATTACAACAACAGAAGGAGATTCAATTGTTTCTATAGATCCTACAGATATTTTTACCTTATCAGAAGGAAACTTTACATACTCTTTAGTAGAAAAAGATAGTTTACAAGCTTCAGGAAACTATATTCATCAGAATAACTTATTAATTTTTAACTACAAACAACCCAACGACACAGTTCGTTATTATAACGTGGTTGAATTGACAGATGAAGTATTAACACTTTCAGAAAAAAATATACTTTATAATTTTACGGCAGAGCCAAAAGTAGTTTTAGCTCAAGAAACTGAAAAAGAGGTAGAAGGCACAAGTGAAATAATTCCAAGCCAAGGTTTTTCGATGCAAAGTTTGTGGAGAGGGGCTTTAGGGATGATAACATTACTAATTATTGCTTTTTTATTTAGTGCAAACCGAAGAGGTATTGATTGGAAAACAGTAGGATTAGGATTGGCTTTTCAGTTGTTAATAGCAATTGGGGTCTTAAAAGTTCCTTTTGTACAAAAAACATTTGAGCTAGTAGGAGGCTTGTTTGTAAGTGTGTTAGACTTTACAAGAGCAGGAAGTGAGTTTTTATTTAGCGGTTTAGTTGCTGATATGGATTCTTTTGGATTCATCTTTGCTTTCCAAGTACTACCTACCATTATATTTTTCTCGGCATTAACATCAGTGTTGTTTTATCTAGGGTTAATTCAAAAAGTAGTAAAAGGGTTAGCTTGGTTATTATCTAAGTTTTTAAAAATATCAGGAGCTGAAAGTTTATCAGTAGCAGGAAATATTTTCTTAGGTCAAACAGAAGCACCTTTATTAATTAAGGCATACTTAGAAAAAATGAACCGTTCTGAAATCTTGTTAGTAATGATAGGAGGAATGGCAACCGTAGCAGGAGCTGTTTTAGCTGCTTATATTGGATTTTTAGGAGGAGATGACGAAGCATTACGCTTATTATATGCAAAACACTTATTAGCAGCATCTGTAATGGCAGCACCGGGAGCTATTATTATTTCTAAGATATTATACCCACAAACAGAAGAAGTAAATACAGATGTACAAGTTTCATCAGAAAAAATTGGCTCAAATATTTTAGATGCTATAGCTAATGGAACAACAGAAGGTTTACAATTGGCAATGAATGTTGCAGCCATGTTATTAGTGTTTATTGCGTTTATAGCCATGATAAACGGTATTTTAGGAAGTATAGGAGGTTTTGATGGGATTGAATACTTTGATTGGAAGTTTACCTCTTTGAATAAATTAATTGAAGGAACTACACCTTATGAAGCATTGTCATTAGAATTTATTTTAGGATATGCTTTTGCGCCTTTAATGTGGTTAATTGGAGTTGCTAAAGAAGATATGGCATTAATGGGACAGCTATTAGGTATTAAATTGGCTGCAAGTGAGTTTGTAGGATATATCCAGTTGGCTGATTTAAAAAATGCAGCAAGCGCTACTCATTTAACCTATAATAAGTCGGTAATTATGGCTACTTATATGTTGTGTGGTTTTGCCAATTTTGCTTCTATTGGAATTCAAATAGGGGGAATTGGTTCATTAGCTCCAGGTCAACGTAAAAACTTATCTGAGTTTGGAATGAAAGCTTTAATTGGAGGTACAATTGCTTCGTTAATGTCAGCAACCATAGCAGGAATGATTATAGGATAA
- a CDS encoding DUF5908 family protein encodes MPITIKELHIKINVDEKSVSQGKTSGSKNGNTAAIVSACVEEVMDILERQKQR; translated from the coding sequence ATGCCTATTACCATCAAAGAACTACATATCAAGATTAATGTGGATGAAAAATCAGTATCACAAGGGAAGACGAGTGGATCAAAAAACGGAAATACTGCAGCTATAGTTTCAGCATGTGTGGAAGAAGTAATGGATATTCTTGAAAGGCAAAAACAACGATAA
- the vgrG gene encoding type VI secretion system tip protein VgrG has product MNNTGTIQTSKSADLVTFKILIEGEELSKQYEVKNITVSKEVNKIPTAQIILIDGEASQRDFKLSNEELLIPGKEIEITAGYHSDEETIFKGIVIKHNLRIRASSAQLIVECKDEAVKMTVGRKSKYFYESTDSDIFEEIIGNYGLSKDVEATNYNHAELVQYNASDWDFVVSRAQVNGKLCFVDDGTIIVAKPNVSQSEIETVTFGGSLLDFDAEIDARHQVKKVAAYSWNHADQEVIEIEGKDPNVSLNGNLSVSDLNKTIGLESMELRHGGVVTGTELQDWADAKWLFQQLAKVRGRVKFQGIPSVKPNTILKLEGVGDRFNGNVYVTGVQHVISEGNWVANAQFGLSTEWFSETFEISAKPASGLLPAIQGLQVGIVSQLEEDPDGEDRILVQIPIVNNEEEGIWCRVASPDAGENRGIYFRPEIGDEVIVGFINDDPNDAIVLGMLHSSAKPSPITATDDNHGKGIITRSEMKVLFDDDKKIITIETPAGKMITLDEDEGAITIEDDNSNVITINSDGISMESAGDISLKASGDVNIEGTNVSIAANAEFKAEGSAGAEVSTSAIAVVKGSLVQIN; this is encoded by the coding sequence ATGAATAATACAGGAACTATACAAACTTCAAAAAGTGCAGATTTAGTCACTTTTAAAATCTTGATTGAAGGAGAAGAACTCTCGAAACAATATGAGGTGAAAAATATTACTGTTTCAAAAGAAGTAAATAAAATACCAACCGCTCAAATTATTTTAATTGATGGAGAAGCTTCACAGAGAGATTTTAAATTAAGTAATGAAGAGTTGTTAATTCCTGGAAAAGAAATTGAAATTACAGCAGGATACCATTCTGATGAAGAAACCATTTTCAAGGGAATTGTTATCAAACATAATCTAAGAATTAGAGCCAGTTCAGCACAGTTAATTGTTGAATGTAAAGATGAAGCGGTGAAAATGACCGTAGGTAGAAAAAGTAAATACTTCTATGAAAGCACCGATAGCGACATTTTTGAAGAAATTATAGGTAATTACGGATTATCTAAAGATGTAGAGGCTACCAATTATAACCATGCAGAATTAGTACAATACAATGCGTCAGATTGGGATTTTGTGGTTTCAAGAGCACAAGTAAATGGGAAACTGTGTTTTGTGGATGATGGAACTATAATCGTAGCCAAACCCAACGTCAGTCAGTCAGAAATTGAAACCGTAACCTTTGGAGGTTCGTTATTAGACTTTGATGCAGAAATTGATGCTCGTCATCAAGTAAAAAAAGTAGCTGCTTATAGTTGGAATCATGCCGACCAAGAAGTAATAGAAATTGAAGGAAAAGATCCAAATGTAAGTTTAAACGGAAACTTATCGGTTTCAGACTTAAACAAAACAATAGGTTTAGAAAGTATGGAGTTACGACACGGTGGTGTGGTAACCGGTACCGAATTACAAGATTGGGCTGATGCTAAATGGTTATTTCAACAATTGGCAAAAGTAAGAGGGCGTGTAAAGTTCCAAGGAATCCCGTCGGTGAAACCAAACACCATTTTAAAACTAGAAGGTGTAGGAGACCGATTTAACGGAAATGTATATGTAACAGGAGTTCAGCACGTAATTTCAGAAGGAAATTGGGTGGCCAATGCACAATTTGGTTTATCAACAGAATGGTTTTCTGAAACCTTTGAAATTTCAGCAAAACCAGCTTCAGGGTTATTACCAGCTATTCAAGGCTTACAAGTAGGAATTGTTTCTCAATTAGAAGAAGATCCTGATGGAGAAGATAGAATTCTGGTACAAATACCTATAGTAAATAACGAAGAAGAAGGTATTTGGTGTAGAGTAGCTTCACCCGATGCAGGAGAAAATAGAGGTATTTATTTCCGACCAGAAATAGGTGATGAGGTTATTGTAGGGTTTATCAATGATGATCCTAATGATGCTATTGTTTTAGGAATGTTGCATAGTAGCGCAAAACCATCTCCAATCACAGCAACCGATGATAATCACGGAAAAGGAATCATTACAAGAAGTGAAATGAAGGTATTGTTTGATGACGACAAAAAAATAATCACCATTGAAACACCCGCAGGAAAAATGATTACGCTGGATGAAGATGAAGGAGCCATAACGATTGAAGATGATAATTCTAATGTAATTACTATAAACAGTGATGGGATATCAATGGAAAGTGCTGGAGATATTTCATTAAAAGCGTCAGGAGATGTAAATATTGAAGGAACCAATGTCAGCATAGCAGCAAATGCAGAATTTAAAGCAGAAGGCAGTGCTGGAGCAGAGGTTTCAACAAGTGCTATAGCAGTTGTAAAAGGTTCATTAGTTCAAATAAATTAA